The DNA region CTGTTCGGCTGACCTCCCGACCCCCTGCCGCGAACCCCCCTGAGGAGGTGCCGTGTTCGGCAACTACCTGATCGGCCTGCGCGAGGGCCTGGAAGCCAGCCTCGTCGTCTGCATCCTGATCGCCTACCTGGTCAAGACCGGCCGCCGGGACCGGCTCCCGCCCGTGTGGGCCGGCGTCGGCGCCGCCGTCGCGCTGTCGATGGCGTTCGGCGCGGTGCTGCAGTACGGCTCCACCCAGCTCACCTTCGAGGCCCAGGAGGCACTCGGCGGGACGCTGTCGGTCATCGCGGTGGGCCTGGTCACCTGGATGGTGTTCTGGATGCGCCGCACCGCCCGGCACCTGAAGGCCGAACTCCACGGGAAGCTGGACGCCGCGGTCGCCATGGGCACGGTCGCGCTCGTGGTCACCTCCTTCCTCGCGGTCGGCCGCGAGGGCCTGGAGACCGCGCTGTTCATCTGGTCCGCGGTCCAGGCCACCGACGACGGCTACAACCCGATCATCGGCGCCGCCCTGGGCCTGGCCACCGCGATGGTGCTGGGCTGGCTGTTCTACCGCGGCGCCCTGAAGATCAACCTCGCCCGGTTCTTCACCTGGACCGGCGCCATGCTCGTCGTCGTCGCCGCGGGCGTCCTCGCCTACGGCGTCCACGACCTCCAGGAAGCCGGCTGGCTGCCCGGCCTGCACGACCGGGCCTTCGACATCAGCACCACCATCC from Kitasatospora sp. NBC_00458 includes:
- the efeU gene encoding iron uptake transporter permease EfeU → MFGNYLIGLREGLEASLVVCILIAYLVKTGRRDRLPPVWAGVGAAVALSMAFGAVLQYGSTQLTFEAQEALGGTLSVIAVGLVTWMVFWMRRTARHLKAELHGKLDAAVAMGTVALVVTSFLAVGREGLETALFIWSAVQATDDGYNPIIGAALGLATAMVLGWLFYRGALKINLARFFTWTGAMLVVVAAGVLAYGVHDLQEAGWLPGLHDRAFDISTTIPKDSWYGTLLKGVFNFQPDPTTLQLTVWAAYLAPTLAAFYGLFGNRPAKPAKPATPTP